Within the Candidatus Palauibacter australiensis genome, the region AAGAGGCCGCGATGCGGATGATCGCGGGCACCGCACGATCCATGGGGATCGAGCGGGCAGACTGATCGGGAGAGATCGGGAAACATGCCGAAACACGGCAGGAAATACCGCTCCGCCGTAGAGACCGCTCCGGCGAACGGCGCGCTCGCGCCTCGCGAGGCGCTTGAGCGCGTGCAGAAAACGGCCTTCGCGAACTTCGACGAGACGGTCGAGGCCGCGATACGCCTCGGCGTGGACCCGCGCAAGGCGGACCAGATCGTGCGCGGCACGGTCATCCTGCCCGCGGGTACGGGGCGCAAGGTGCGCGTGCTCGCTCTCGTGAAGGCGGACCGGGCGGCCGAGGCGAAGGAGGCTGGCGCGGACTACGTGGGAACCGAGTACATCGAGCAGATCCAGGAGGGGTGGCTCGATTTCGACGTTGCGATCGCGACGCCGGATCTCATGAAGGATGTGGCCAGGCTGGGCCGGATACTCGGCCCGCGCGGCCTCATGCCCACGCCGAAGGCCGGCACGGTCACGATGGATGTGGGTCGGGCCGTTCGCGAGTCGAAGGCGGGCAAGATCGAATTCCGGGTGGACCGTACCGGCAACGTCCATGCGCCGATCGGAAAGGTGAGCTTCGAACTCGACCGGTTGAACGAGAATCTCGATGCGCTCATGGACGAGATCGTGCGGCTGAAGCCCGCCGCGGCGAAAGGCCGGTACGTGAAGAGCGTGACCGTGACCAGCACGATGGGTCTCGGTGTTTCCGTCGACGA harbors:
- the rplA gene encoding 50S ribosomal protein L1; translation: MPKHGRKYRSAVETAPANGALAPREALERVQKTAFANFDETVEAAIRLGVDPRKADQIVRGTVILPAGTGRKVRVLALVKADRAAEAKEAGADYVGTEYIEQIQEGWLDFDVAIATPDLMKDVARLGRILGPRGLMPTPKAGTVTMDVGRAVRESKAGKIEFRVDRTGNVHAPIGKVSFELDRLNENLDALMDEIVRLKPAAAKGRYVKSVTVTSTMGLGVSVDEDLYR